ACGCCATCAAGGACTACGTCGCCGCCAACTTCGACCCCGACCAGTACATCGTGGTCGGGGGCGACCTCAACACCTCCTCCGAGGGCGCTTCCGCCATCGGCACCTTCGACACCTTCCTCAACGCCAGCAACCACCGGCCTCGTGACCAGGAAGGTGATAAAGACACCAATGAAAATCGAAACGCACCCTACGACTGGGTGATGCCCAACGCCCTCCTGGACGCCCGCAACACCGGGGTGGTCTTCCCTTCCCGGACCTACAACGACGGGCTGGTCTTCGATTCCCGGGTCTTCACCCCCCTCTCGGAAGTCTCCCCGGTCCAGGAAGGCGACTGCCAGCAGTTTCAGCACATGCCGGTGATGAAGTGCTTCAACATCCCCGTCACCACCCCCACCCCCGCTCCCTCGCCCTCGCCGCGGCCGACCATCGCCCCCCCCTACCTCCTCGACGAGGGTTTCGACGGCTACCAGACCGGGACCCGGCCCGCGGGCTGGACCTTCACCGGCTGCGGCCAGGACTCCGACACCTACCTGGAGACGGGCTATTACGGGCGAACCGCGCCCTCGCTCAAGCTGGACGGCGACGGGGACCGGATCGAAACCTCCGCCTTCGCCGGGCCCCGGCAGCTGACGTTCTGGTACCGCGGGGTTTCCGCCGGAGGCGGCGACGCCCTGGCATTGGAAGAGTTCTACGGCGCTTCCTGGCAGGCGATCGAGACCCTCTACTACCTCCCGGAAGGTGGAGACCAGAGCGGCCCCTGGGACTTGAACCCCTCCACTTCCCAGCTCCGCTTCACCTTTTATCGGACCTCCGGGGCCCTGGCTTTCGACGACGTCGCGGTCAACGCCATCGTCATCACCCCCTCCCCGACCGCCAGCCCGCCCCCCACCACGAGCCCCACCGCCAGCCCGGTCCCCACCGCAACCGCCGTTCCCACCTGCACTCCCCCTTCCAGCCCGACCCCATCGTCTACCCCAGCCCCCACCCCGACCCCGCCGCCGCGGCGTGCGGTGGCCGGCGACTACACCGGCAACGGGACCACCGATGTCGCCCTTTTCCGGCCCTCGTCCGGGCTCTGGCTGATCCGCGGCTTCACCCGGGCCTACTTCGGCGCCGGCACCGACTCCCCGGTGCCCCGCGACTACGACGGCGACGGGGCCTGGGAGATCGCCGTCTTCCGCCCCGCCAGCGGCAAGTGGGCGGTTGCGGGCGGAGCCACCGCCTACTATGGGGCGGCCTCCGACGTCCCCGTTCCCGGCGATTACGCCGGCAACGGCACCGACGCGATCGCGGTCTTCCGTCCGTCGATCGGGAAATGGCTGGTCCGGGGCTCGACCGGGGTCTATTACGGGTCGTCCTCGGACCGGACGGTGCCGGCGGACTACGACGGAGACGGATCCGTCGAGGTCGCCGTATTCCGTCCGTCGATCGGAAAGTGGCTGATCCGGGGCGGTAGCGGGGTGTATTTCGGCGTCTCCGCCGACCAGACCGTGGCCGCCGATTACAACGGCGACGGCTCCGCCGATATCGCCGTCTTCCGGCCGAACAGCGGGCGCTGGTTGGTGCGGGGAGGGGCCAGCGCCTACTTCGGCCTCTCCACCGACACCCCGGTCCCGGGGGATTTCAACGGGGACGGGTCCGCCGATTTCGCCGTCTTCCGGCCGGACAGCGGCAAATGGCTGATCCGGAACCTGAGCGCGGTTTACTACGGCGTTTCGACCGACGTTCCGGTCGTCCGTTAAGCCCTCCCCGGCCGAGGAAAGGGATCGAACGGGCGCGGGAGAATCAGCTCTGAAGCGCCTGGTCGAGCAGGGCCGCGAGTTGATCGCGGCCGACCGCGCCGATCTGGCGGTCGACCTCGGCGCCGCCCTTGAAGACGATCAGGGTGGGGATGCTCATCACCCCGTAGGAAGCCGCAATCTGAGGGTTCTCGTCGACGTTGACTTTACCCACCCGGGCCCGGCCTTCGTAATCCTGGGCCAGGGCCTCGATAGTAGGACCCACCATCCGGCAAGGCCCGCACCAGGGTGCCCAGAAATCCACCAGAACCGGAATCGGAGACTCCAGAACCTTCTCGCGGAAGTTACCGTCATTGAATTCGAGCGCCATGACAACCTCTCCTCGATTTAGAGTTAACGATTAAGGTGCTCCCGGGCGGCGATCGCCGCGACCGCGCCCTCTCCACATGCGATCGTGATCTGCCTAAGGTTCCCGGAGCGGATATCCCCGGCGGCGAAAATACCGGGCACCGACGTTTCCATCATGGCGCCGGTCACCACCCGGCCGGTTTCGTCCAGGTCCAAGAGGCCGCCCAACCAGGCCGTATTCGGCTCGTGCCCCACATATTCGAAGATGCCGCTCACCGCCTCATCCCATTCCCGGCCGGTCTCCCGATCCCTCAGGCGGATGCCCTCCACCTTCTTCTCGCCGAGAACGGCGACGGGGACCGCCCCCAGTGCCGTTTCGATCCGGGGATACTCCCCCAAACGTTCCTGGAGCAGGCGGGAACCCCGGAACTCTTGCCGCCGATGAACCAGCAGTACCCGGGAAGCGAACCTGGTCAGGAACATCGCCTCTCCCAGGGCGGCGTCGCCGCCTCCGATCACGGCCACGGACTTATCCTTGAAGAACGGGCCGTCGCAGGTGGCGCACCACGACACCCCCCGTCCGGCCAGTTCGTTTTCCCCGGGGATGCCCAGCCGCCGGGGACGGCTGCCGGTCCCGAGAATAACCGCGGAGGCGCGGAGATTCCTCCGCGAAGTCCGGATGCTGAATCCGGGCGACCCCGCCGAGAGCTCCAAAACTTCCTCGTTTTCCGCCAATTCGGCGCCGAATTCCCGGGCCTGCTCCGCGAATTTCAGCGCCAGCTCCGCTCCGGCCGCTCCCCCGGGGAAACCGGGATAGTTTTCGATCAGGGCGATGTTGACCGGTTCCCCTCCGCAGAGGCCTTTCTCGATCACGACCGTCCGAAAACGGTCGCGGCCGGCGTACACCGCGGCCGCGAGGCCGGCCGGCCCCCCGCCGACGACGGCGATATCGTATTCGTTGCCGCTCATTAGTTTTTCCAGGGGTGTTTCTTCCTTGAAAACGGTCATGGTAG
The sequence above is drawn from the bacterium genome and encodes:
- the trxA gene encoding thioredoxin, which encodes MALEFNDGNFREKVLESPIPVLVDFWAPWCGPCRMVGPTIEALAQDYEGRARVGKVNVDENPQIAASYGVMSIPTLIVFKGGAEVDRQIGAVGRDQLAALLDQALQS
- a CDS encoding FAD-dependent oxidoreductase; this encodes MTVFKEETPLEKLMSGNEYDIAVVGGGPAGLAAAVYAGRDRFRTVVIEKGLCGGEPVNIALIENYPGFPGGAAGAELALKFAEQAREFGAELAENEEVLELSAGSPGFSIRTSRRNLRASAVILGTGSRPRRLGIPGENELAGRGVSWCATCDGPFFKDKSVAVIGGGDAALGEAMFLTRFASRVLLVHRRQEFRGSRLLQERLGEYPRIETALGAVPVAVLGEKKVEGIRLRDRETGREWDEAVSGIFEYVGHEPNTAWLGGLLDLDETGRVVTGAMMETSVPGIFAAGDIRSGNLRQITIACGEGAVAAIAAREHLNR